From a region of the Branchiostoma floridae strain S238N-H82 chromosome 13, Bfl_VNyyK, whole genome shotgun sequence genome:
- the LOC118428536 gene encoding complement C1q-like protein 3, with the protein MAKNRVLAIVLIFFGTLITQTLAVEDKVEEGSCSKQFYNNQNITVVAAPGPVGPKRDMGPRGHGGTPGEKGPVGPAGGKGDKGEQGPAGEKGAPGTSPPAPLVVAFSVARTTKLEKPSSHTVVTYDVILSNVGGAYNQETGKFAAAVGGVYFFTFTGMTENLPNTNYFVRLMKNGAPMVGLYEHTGERSQIHSSCNSAILQLQPGDEVWVQLWSGYSLNSNQYRYLTFSGFLIHAD; encoded by the exons ATGGCGAAAAACAGAGTTTTGGCCATCGTCTTGATTTTTTTCGGCACATTGATAACACAGACTCTAGCAGTAGAGGACAAGGTAGAAGAGGGCTCCTGCTCCAAACAGTTCTACAACAACCAGAACATCACGGTGGTGGCCGCGCCCGGGCCTGTCGGACCTAAAAGGGACATGGGACCCCGAG GCCATGGCGGAACGCCAGGTGAGAAGGGTCCCGTCGGACCGGCAGGTGGGAAGGGAGATAAAGGTGAACAGGGACCAGCAGGTGAGAAGGGAGCACCTGGTACCAGCCCACCTGCTCCACTTGTCGTGGCGTTTTCCGTGGCCAGAACGACCAAACTTGAGAAGCCTTCCTCCCATACGGTGGTGACATATGACGTCATCCTTAGCAACGTGGGCGGGGCCTACAACCAGGAGACGGGGAAGTTTGCTGCTGCAGTCGGAGGCGTCTACTTCTTCACCTTTACTGGTATGACAGAGAATCTACCCAACACCAACTATTTCGTCCGTCTGATGAAGAATGGTGCGCCGATGGTTGGTCTGTACGAGCATACCGGCGAAAGATCCCAAATCCATTCCAGCTGTAACAGCGCTATCCTGCAGCTTCAGCCTGGGGACGAGGTTTGGGTGCAGTTGTGGAGCGGTTACAGTTTGAACAGTAATCAGTATAGGTACCTCACGTTTTCCGGGTTTCTCATCCACGCAGATTGA
- the LOC118428443 gene encoding complement C1q tumor necrosis factor-related protein 3-like: MAQARLLVSVVVLFGTLMTQTLAEEAHEEDGSCSKQFNNNQNITVVAAPGPVGPKGDMGPRGYVGTPGEKGMMGAPGKLGPVGPAGEKGDKGEQGPAGEKGTSPPAPPVVAFSVVRTTSLVNPEVNTVLTYGVILSNVGGAYNQETGKFVATVGGVYFFTFTGMTQNLPNTNYFVRLMKNGAKMVGLHENNGGSPHYQSSSNSAILQLQPGDEVWVELASGGRSLYSDGNRFLTFSGFLIHSY; encoded by the exons atggctCAAGCAAGACTGCTGGTTTCTGTCGTCGTTCTTTTCGGCACATTGATGACCCAGACTCTCGCCGAAGAGGCACATGAAGAGGATGGTTCCTGCTCTAAACAGTTCAACAACAACCAGAACATCACGGTGGTGGCCGCGCCCGGGCCTGTCGGACCTAAAGGGGACATGGGACCCAGAG GCTATGTCGGAACGCCAGGTGAGAAGGGCATGATGGGCGCACCAGGTAAGCTGGGTCCGGTCGGACCGGCAGGTGAGAAGGGAGACAAAGGTGAACAGGGACCGGCAGGTGAGAAGGGCACCAGCCCTCCTGCCCCACCTGTTGTGGCGTTTTCCGTGGTGCGAACCACCAGCCTTGTAAATCCTGAGGTGAACACAGTGCTGACGTATGGCGTCATCCTTAGCAACGTGGGCGGGGCCTACAACCAGGAGACGGGGAAGTTTGTGGCTACAGTCGGAGGCGTCTACTTCTTCACCTTTACTGGTATGACACAGAATCTACCTAACACCAACTACTTCGTCCGTCTAATGAAGAATGGCGCAAAGATGGTTGGTCTGCACGAGAACAACGGCGGAAGCCCCCACTACCAGTCCAGCAGTAACAGCGCCATCCTGCAGCTTCAACCTGGGGACGAGGTTTGGGTGGAACTGGCCTCTGGGGGTCGCAGTTTGTACAGTGATGGAAACAGGTTCCTCACGTTTAGTGGATTCCTTATCCACTCGTACTGA
- the LOC118428537 gene encoding complement C1q tumor necrosis factor-related protein 2-like — translation MAQARLLVSVVVLLGTLIIQTLAEEAHEEDGSCSKQFYNNQNITVVAAPGPVGPKGDMGPRGHGGTPGEKGVRGAPGKLGPVGPAGEKGDKGEKGLAGEKGAPGTTPAVVAFSVVRTNSLTNPLVNTVLTYDVILSNVGGAYNQETGKFVAAVGGVYFFTFTGMTQNLPNTNYFV, via the exons ATGGCTCAAGCAAGACTGCTGGTTTCTGTCGTCGTTCTTCTCGGCACATTGATAATCCAGACACTCGCCGAAGAGGCACATGAAGAGGATGGTTCCTGCTCCAAACAGTTCTACAACAACCAGAACATCACGGTGGTGGCCGCGCCCGGGCCTGTCGGGCCTAAAGGGGACATGGGACCCAGAG GCCATGGTGGAACGCCAGGTGAGAAGGGTGTGAGAGGTGCGCCAGGTAAGCTGGGTCCCGTCGGACCGGCAGGTGAGAAGGGAGATAAGGGTGAAAAGGGACTGGCAGGTGAGAAGGGAGCACCTGGTACCACCCCAGCTGTCGTGGCGTTTTCCGTGGTGCGAACCAATAGCCTTACAAATCCTTTGGTGAACACAGTGCTGACGTATGACGTCATCCTTAGCAACGTGGGCGGGGCCTACAACCAGGAGACGGGGAAGTTTGTGGCTGCAGTCGGAGGCGTCTACTTCTTCACCTTTACTGGTATGACACAGAATCTACCTAACACCAACTACTTCGTCTAA
- the LOC118428538 gene encoding uncharacterized protein LOC118428538 — MVSSLVGMYTVWTGLTLGALLRPSLADVTVAGEEGGTCSKQYTNNHNITVVASPGQDGQKGEMGPSGLPGMPGEKGQRGIPGRLGPFGPSGERGPAGEKGIKGERGPAGPKGSPGDSSHSSSAMVAFSAARTSKVFTGTAVTYDVVHVNEGDAFNPRTGKFTPAASGIYSFTFTGMTEFAASASILVSLMKNDERIASLHVRNPAYEMHQSTSNSALLRLQLGDEVWVQLWSGYVLYSDGNRYITFSGAKHINLMAGTSSRALLAVAIYALIGHMTVPILAEEEEVRVEDGSCPKQFYNNQNITVVTPPGPVGPKGDMGPTGEKGEPGEKGRRGAPGETGPVGPAGEKGDKGEQGPAGEKGIPGNLLTPPVVAFSVARTTSLRNPGVDTVLTYDVILSNVGEDYDEETGKFVAEVGGVYFFTFTGMTVWSPGKDYFISLKKNGEKVVNLHEHNGNERQHQSSSNSAIFQLQAGDEVWVEMKGFDNSLFSNDDCYLTFSGFLIHAMAQTKVFAVVAFLLGALMIQTLAEEAHEEDGSCSKQFNNNQNITVVAAPGPVGPKGDMGPRGHGGTPGEKGVRGAPGKLGPVGPAGEKGDTGEQGLAGAKGAPGTSPPAPPVVAFSVARTTKLEKPSSNTVVTYDVILSNVGGAYNQETGKFVATVGGVYFFTFTGMTPNSGSSSNYYVRLMKNGAKMVSLHENNGRSPQHQSSSNSAILQLQPGDEVWVELDSNGRSLFSSGNRYLTFSGFLIHAA, encoded by the exons ATGGTTTCCTCGTTAGTCGGGATGTATACCGTTTGGACGGGGCTGACTTTGGGCGCTTTGCTGCGGCCGTCCCTTGCGGACGTGACGGTGGCCGGGGAGGAAGGAGGGACGTGCAGTAAACAGTACACAAACAACCACAACATCACCGTGGTGGCCTCCCCCGGACAGGACGGGCAAAAGGGAGAGATGGGACCCAGTG GTCTGCCTGGCATGCCTGGTGAGAAGGGGCAACGGGGTATACCGGGTAGACTGGGTCCGTTTGGGCCATCAGGAGAGCGTGGACCCGCAGGTGAGAAGGGAATCAAGGGAGAGCGGGGTCCGGCGGGTCCGAAAGGTTCTCCCGGCGACTCCTCTCACTCCTCATCCGCCATGGTGGCGTTTTCCGCCGCGCGCACGTCTAAAGTCTTCACGGGAACTGCCGTGACGTACGACGTCGTGCACGTCAACGAGGGTGACGCCTTCAACCCTCGCACGGGGAAGTTCACGCCGGCGGCGTCGGGCATCTACTCCTTCACGTTCACGGGCATGACGGAGTTCGCGGCCAGCGCGAGCATCCTCGTGTCGCTGATGAAGAACGACGAGCGGATCGCCAGCCTCCACGTCCGCAACCCCGCCTACGAGATGCACCAGTCCACCAGCAACAGCGCCCTCTTGCGGCTGCAGCTCGGGGACGAAGTCTGG GTGCAGCTGTGGAGCGGGTACGTGCTGTACAGTGACGGGAACAGGTACATCACGTTCTCGG GAGCGAAACACATCAACCTGATGGCCGGAACAAGCTCCAGAGCGCTTCTCGCTGTAGCTATTTATGCTCTGATTGGACACATGACCGTTCCGATCCTTGCCGAAGAGGAGGAGGTTCGTGTAGAGGACGGTTCCTGTCCGAAACAGTTCTACAACAACCAGAACATCACGGTGGTGACACCGCCCGGGCCTGTCGGACCTAAAGGGGACATGGGACCCACAG GTGAGAAGGGTGAGCCAGGTGAGAAGGGCCGGAGAGGAGCTCCAGGCGAGACAGGTCCGGTCGGACCGGCAGGTGAAAAGGGAGACAAAGGTGAGCAGGGACCGGCAGGTGAGAAGGGGATACCTGGAAACCTACTCACTCCACCTGTCGTGGCGTTCTCCGTGGCAAGAACGACCAGCCTTAGAAATCCTGGGGTGGACACGGTGCTGACGTATGACGTCATCCTTAGCAACGTGGGCGAGGACTACGACGAAGAGACGGGGAAGTTTGTCGCAGAGGTGGGAGGCGTCTACTTTTTCACTTTCACCGGCATGACAGTCTGGTCACCTGGGAAAGACTACTTCATCAGTCTGAAGAAGAACGGAGAGAAGGTGGTCAACCTGCACGAACACAACGGCAACGAACGTCAGCACCAGTCCAGCAGTAACAGCGCCATCTTTCAGCTGCAGGCTGGGGACGAGGTTTGGGTGGAGATGAAGGGATTCGACAACAGTTTGTTTAGTAATGACGACTGTTACCTCACGTTTAGCGGGTTCCTCATCCACGCT ATGGCCCAAACAAAAGTTTTCGCTGTTGTTGCTTTTCTTCTCGGTGCATTGATGATCCAGACTCTTGCCGAAGAGGCACATGAAGAGGATGGTTCCTGCTCCAAACAGTTCAACAACAACCAGAACATCACGGTGGTGGCCGCACCCGGGCCTGTCGGGCCTAAAGGAGACATGGGACCCAGAG GCCATGGCGGAACGCCAGGTGAGAAGGGCGTGAGAGGCGCGCCAGGTAAGCTGGGTCCGGTCGGACCGGCAGGTGAGAAGGGAGACACAGGTGAACAGGGACTGGCAGGTGCGAAGGGAGCACCTGGTACCAGCCCACCTGCTCCACCTGTCGTGGCGTTTTCCGTGGCCAGAACGACCAAACTTGAGAAGCCTTCGTCTAATACGGTGGTGACGTATGACGTCATCCTTAGCAATGTGGGCGGGGCCTACAACCAGGAGACGGGGAAGTTTGTGGCTACAGTCGGAGGCGTCTACTTCTTCACGTTCACTGGTATGACACCGAATTCCGGATCCAGTTCCAACTACTACGTCCGTCTCATGAAGAATGGTGCAAAGATGGTTAGTCTGCACGAGAACAACGGCAGAAGCCCCCAGCACCAGTCCAGCAGTAACAGCGCTATCTTGCAGCTCCAGCCTGGGGACGAGGTTTGGGTTGAGCTGGATTCTAACGGTCGTAGTTTGTTTAGCAGCGGTAACAGGTACCTCACTTTTAGTGGGTTCCTCATACACGCCGCTTGA
- the LOC118428442 gene encoding complement C1q and tumor necrosis factor-related protein 9B-like, whose product MAGTSSRALLAVAIYALIGHMTVPILAEEEEVRVEDGSCPKQFYNNQNITVVTPPGPVGPKGDMGPTGEKGEPGEKGRRGAPGETGPVGPAGEKGDKGEQGPAGEKGIPGNLLTPPVVAFSVARTTSLRNPGVDTVLTYDVILSNVGEDYDEETGKFVAEVGGVYFFTFTGMTVWSPGKDYFISLKKNGEKVVNLHEHNGNERQHQSSSNSAIFQLQAGDEVWVEMKGFDNSLFSNDDCYLTFSGFLIHAV is encoded by the exons ATGGCCGGAACAAGCTCCAGAGCGCTTCTCGCTGTAGCTATTTATGCTCTGATTGGACACATGACCGTTCCGATCCTTGCCGAAGAGGAGGAGGTTCGTGTAGAGGACGGTTCCTGTCCGAAACAGTTCTACAACAACCAGAACATCACGGTGGTGACACCGCCCGGGCCTGTCGGACCTAAAGGGGACATGGGACCCACAG GTGAGAAGGGTGAGCCAGGTGAGAAGGGCCGGAGAGGAGCTCCAGGCGAGACAGGTCCGGTCGGACCGGCAGGTGAAAAGGGAGACAAAGGTGAGCAGGGACCGGCAGGTGAGAAGGGGATACCTGGAAACCTACTCACTCCACCTGTCGTGGCGTTCTCCGTGGCAAGAACGACCAGCCTTAGAAATCCTGGGGTGGACACGGTGCTGACGTATGACGTCATCCTTAGCAACGTGGGCGAGGACTACGACGAAGAGACGGGGAAGTTTGTCGCAGAGGTGGGAGGCGTCTACTTTTTCACTTTCACCGGCATGACAGTCTGGTCACCTGGGAAAGACTACTTCATCAGTCTGAAGAAGAACGGAGAGAAGGTGGTCAACCTGCACGAACACAACGGCAACGAACGTCAGCACCAGTCCAGCAGTAACAGCGCCATCTTTCAGCTGCAGGCTGGGGACGAGGTTTGGGTGGAGATGAAGGGATTCGACAACAGTTTGTTTAGTAATGACGACTGTTACCTCACGTTTAGCGGGTTCCTCATCCACGCTGT CTGA